Proteins from a single region of Nitrospira sp. CR1.1:
- a CDS encoding efflux RND transporter periplasmic adaptor subunit: MRIPPERLQTIGVKFEEVTQRPLEKVIRTVGRVEIDERRLERVNLKLAGWIDQLAVSAIGDHVTKGQSLFTIYSPDLVATQEEYLLALQSVQELGQSEFPEVARGAQDLLEATRRRFQLWDITEDHIHELEKTGQVLKTLPIHSPMTGTVIRMEARKGSYVSPGTELYMIADLSSIWVLADIYEYELPSIKIDQSATVTLSYDPRTKLHGHVAFIYPTLDPKTRTAKVRFELENSGEKLKPDMYANVEIKIPLGTQVAIPDGAVVNTGLRKVVFVDRGQGKLEPREVQVGDKVENAYVVESGLRSGERVVTSAAFLIDSESQLRSALGMMGMHGMDMGSPPSTAPSGIAQHGQGPMEGMAGMKH; the protein is encoded by the coding sequence GTGAGGATCCCGCCCGAGCGGTTACAGACGATTGGTGTGAAATTCGAGGAGGTCACGCAACGCCCGCTCGAAAAAGTCATTCGCACGGTCGGCCGAGTAGAGATCGATGAGCGCCGCCTCGAACGGGTGAATCTCAAGCTCGCCGGCTGGATTGATCAACTCGCCGTCAGCGCCATCGGAGATCACGTCACGAAGGGGCAGAGTCTCTTCACTATTTACAGTCCCGACTTGGTCGCTACCCAAGAGGAGTATCTCCTGGCACTTCAGAGCGTCCAGGAACTCGGACAGAGTGAATTTCCAGAAGTCGCTCGAGGCGCTCAAGATCTGCTCGAAGCGACACGGCGCCGGTTCCAGCTGTGGGATATCACGGAGGACCACATACACGAGCTTGAGAAGACCGGCCAAGTGCTAAAAACGCTTCCCATCCATTCGCCGATGACCGGGACGGTCATCCGGATGGAGGCGCGGAAGGGCTCGTATGTCAGTCCCGGCACTGAGCTCTATATGATCGCCGACCTTTCCAGCATCTGGGTCCTCGCCGACATCTACGAGTATGAGTTGCCCTCGATCAAGATCGACCAAAGCGCGACGGTCACGCTCTCCTATGATCCCCGCACGAAGCTGCATGGTCATGTCGCGTTCATCTATCCAACCCTCGATCCCAAGACTCGGACCGCCAAGGTCCGGTTCGAGTTGGAGAACTCCGGCGAAAAGCTGAAGCCGGACATGTATGCCAACGTGGAGATCAAGATCCCCCTCGGGACACAGGTCGCGATTCCGGACGGAGCCGTCGTCAATACGGGGCTCCGTAAAGTGGTCTTTGTGGACAGAGGACAGGGCAAGCTGGAACCGCGAGAGGTTCAAGTGGGAGACAAAGTCGAGAACGCTTATGTGGTCGAAAGCGGACTCCGCTCTGGAGAGCGTGTCGTGACGTCGGCGGCGTTCTTGATCGATTCCGAAAGCCAGTTGCGCTCCGCGCTCGGGATGATGGGCATGCATGGCATGGACATGGGCTCACCACCTTCCACGGCACCGTCCGGCATAGCCCAGCATGGACAGGGGCCGATGGAGGGAATGGCCGGTATGAAGCATTAG
- a CDS encoding CusA/CzcA family heavy metal efflux RND transporter: MIGKIIEYSAQNRFVIGLGIAFFTAWGGWALLHTPLDAIPDLSDVQVIVYTEWEGRNPTLIEEQITYPIVSQMLSAPRVKVVRGVSFFGYSFVYIIFEDGTDMYWARSRVLEYMAGALRRLPQGVVPVLGPDATGVGWVYQYALVDRSGQRSLAELRTLQDWYVRYWLKAVPGVADVASLGGFEKQYQVQLDPTKLLAYNLSIRDIMERIRDSNNDVGGRVVEFAGAEFMVRGRGYVRSIQDIEQVAVGTNAKGTPILVRDIATVALGPEMRRGLADLDGSGDVVSGIVIMRFGENAMKVIERIKAKIAEIQPSLPHGVEFVPTYDRSDLILRSIAALKEKLLEVILVVSLVCLVFLFHLRSALVAILTLPIAILLSFLAMYYLGLPSNIMSLGGIAIAIGAMVDAGIVMIENAHKRLEDVPDLSSTTRARVILEAAKEVGKPLFFSLLIITVSFLPVFTLEAQEGRLFKPLAFTKTFSMFFAALLSITLMPVLMVLLIKGRITPLVNNPLNRLLVAAYEPVVKLVLRFPWVTVLLAFFALAGSLPVYEKLGSEFMPPLNEGTILYMPVGLPGQSVTESSRLLQIQDALLKQFPEVERVFGKAGKADTATDPAGLEMFETVVTLKPETRWRPGMTWEKLIDEMDRQVQLPGVINAWTMPIRARTDMLTTGIRTPVGIKISGPDLDVIERTGTAVEMAIKRVPGARNVYAERVTGGFFLDFRLKREEIARYGLTISNVQDVIESAIGGRVITTTVEGRERYTINLRYASELRDDETRLSRVLVKTPEGSLIPMSQLAEIVRTRGPATIRSEAGLLTGYVYVDVAHRDVGRFVNDAKAAVAKEVTLPPGYIISWSGQYEYMQRAAERLRLVIPLTVFLIFVLLYFNFDSVTKSLIVMLSVPFALIGSVWYLYLLEYHVSVAVWVGIIALAGVAAETGVLMIVYLDEAYEKRVQEGRMRTRADLYEAVLEGSVQRVRPKTMTVVAIMAGLLPIMWSHGAGTDVMQRIAAPMIGGMLTSAILTLLVIPAIYMLWRWHGDVKYRLRPVEAAPSRSVVTDREGIPI; this comes from the coding sequence ATGATCGGGAAAATCATTGAATACAGCGCCCAGAATCGGTTCGTCATAGGGTTAGGCATCGCCTTCTTCACCGCATGGGGAGGGTGGGCGTTGTTACATACGCCGCTGGATGCCATCCCAGATCTCTCGGATGTACAAGTGATCGTCTATACCGAGTGGGAGGGCAGAAACCCGACGCTCATTGAAGAACAGATTACCTATCCGATCGTATCGCAAATGCTCTCGGCTCCTCGCGTCAAAGTCGTACGGGGCGTTTCCTTCTTCGGCTATTCGTTCGTCTACATTATTTTCGAAGATGGGACGGATATGTATTGGGCGCGATCTCGTGTCCTCGAATACATGGCTGGAGCGCTCAGGCGGTTGCCGCAAGGCGTGGTCCCCGTCTTGGGACCCGACGCGACCGGTGTCGGATGGGTGTATCAGTATGCGCTTGTCGATCGCAGCGGCCAGCGGAGCCTCGCGGAGCTGCGGACGTTACAAGATTGGTATGTTCGCTATTGGCTCAAAGCGGTCCCCGGCGTAGCGGATGTGGCCAGCCTCGGAGGATTTGAAAAACAGTATCAGGTCCAGCTCGATCCGACGAAGCTCCTCGCCTACAACCTCTCGATTCGCGACATCATGGAGCGGATTCGGGACAGCAACAATGACGTGGGAGGCCGAGTCGTCGAGTTCGCCGGCGCCGAATTTATGGTGCGCGGACGAGGGTATGTCCGATCCATTCAGGATATCGAACAGGTGGCCGTCGGCACCAATGCGAAGGGGACGCCCATCCTCGTCCGCGACATCGCGACGGTGGCACTGGGGCCGGAAATGCGCCGAGGTCTCGCTGATCTCGATGGGAGTGGGGACGTGGTCAGTGGGATCGTCATTATGCGGTTCGGCGAGAACGCGATGAAGGTCATTGAACGGATCAAGGCGAAGATCGCCGAAATCCAACCGTCGTTACCCCACGGCGTCGAGTTCGTGCCCACGTATGACCGCTCGGATCTGATCCTTCGATCGATCGCCGCGTTGAAGGAGAAACTACTCGAGGTCATCCTGGTCGTCAGCCTGGTCTGCCTGGTCTTTCTCTTCCATCTCCGCTCAGCGTTGGTCGCTATTCTGACTCTGCCGATTGCCATTCTGCTCTCATTTTTGGCGATGTACTATCTCGGCCTCCCCTCGAACATTATGTCGCTGGGCGGCATTGCGATTGCAATCGGTGCGATGGTTGACGCCGGCATTGTCATGATTGAAAACGCGCATAAGCGCCTCGAAGACGTGCCGGATCTGTCGTCTACAACTCGGGCGCGGGTGATTCTCGAGGCGGCGAAGGAGGTGGGAAAGCCACTGTTCTTCTCGTTGCTGATTATCACCGTCTCTTTCCTCCCCGTCTTTACCTTGGAGGCGCAGGAAGGGCGCCTCTTTAAACCGCTGGCCTTTACGAAGACCTTTTCGATGTTCTTCGCGGCGTTGCTCTCGATTACGCTGATGCCCGTACTGATGGTACTGCTGATCAAGGGACGGATTACGCCGCTTGTGAACAATCCTCTCAATCGCCTGCTGGTAGCCGCCTACGAGCCCGTCGTCAAGCTGGTACTCCGATTCCCATGGGTAACGGTGCTGTTGGCCTTCTTCGCGCTGGCCGGGTCTCTTCCGGTGTATGAGAAGCTCGGCTCGGAATTCATGCCCCCCTTGAATGAAGGGACGATCTTATACATGCCCGTGGGTCTTCCCGGCCAATCCGTGACCGAATCGAGCCGCCTGTTGCAGATCCAGGACGCGTTGTTGAAGCAGTTTCCGGAAGTCGAGCGCGTCTTCGGAAAAGCGGGCAAAGCGGATACCGCGACCGATCCCGCCGGCCTGGAGATGTTCGAGACAGTGGTCACACTGAAACCCGAAACACGGTGGCGCCCCGGCATGACGTGGGAAAAATTGATCGATGAGATGGATCGCCAAGTCCAGCTTCCGGGCGTCATCAATGCTTGGACAATGCCAATCAGGGCGCGGACCGATATGTTGACGACCGGCATTCGAACTCCGGTCGGCATTAAAATTTCCGGACCGGACCTTGACGTCATTGAACGGACGGGGACAGCCGTGGAAATGGCGATCAAGAGGGTTCCAGGGGCTCGCAACGTGTACGCGGAGCGGGTGACCGGCGGCTTTTTCTTAGACTTCCGTCTGAAGCGGGAAGAAATTGCCCGATACGGTCTGACCATCAGCAACGTGCAGGATGTGATCGAATCGGCCATCGGCGGACGTGTCATTACGACGACCGTGGAAGGCCGGGAACGCTACACCATTAACCTGCGTTATGCCTCGGAATTGCGCGACGATGAAACGCGGTTGAGTCGGGTGCTCGTGAAGACCCCGGAAGGGAGCCTGATCCCGATGTCACAATTGGCAGAGATTGTCCGAACCCGCGGCCCGGCAACGATTCGCAGCGAGGCCGGTCTGTTAACAGGCTATGTGTATGTCGATGTGGCCCATCGTGATGTGGGCCGGTTTGTGAACGACGCGAAGGCGGCCGTCGCGAAAGAGGTCACATTGCCGCCGGGCTATATCATCTCCTGGTCAGGACAGTACGAATATATGCAGCGAGCGGCCGAGCGGCTTCGATTGGTGATTCCTTTAACGGTCTTTCTGATTTTTGTCCTCCTCTACTTCAATTTCGACTCCGTGACGAAATCGTTGATCGTGATGTTGTCGGTGCCCTTCGCGTTAATCGGTAGCGTCTGGTACCTGTACCTCCTCGAGTACCACGTCAGCGTGGCGGTCTGGGTCGGCATCATCGCGTTGGCGGGAGTGGCGGCCGAAACAGGCGTGCTCATGATCGTCTATCTCGATGAAGCCTATGAGAAACGGGTTCAAGAAGGCCGCATGCGCACGCGAGCGGACCTGTATGAGGCGGTATTGGAGGGCAGCGTGCAACGCGTGCGGCCCAAGACGATGACCGTGGTGGCGATTATGGCCGGACTCTTGCCCATCATGTGGAGCCATGGCGCGGGGACGGACGTGATGCAACGGATTGCCGCCCCGATGATCGGTGGGATGCTCACGTCCGCAATCCTGACGCTGCTGGTCATCCCCGCGATTTACATGCTCTGGCGCTGGCACGGGGACGTGAAGTACCGCCTCCGACCCGTTGAAGCTGCACCGTCTCGGTCCGTGGTGACTGATCGAGAGGGAATCCCGATATGA
- a CDS encoding DUF4864 domain-containing protein, with protein MRRHIQLAAGVVVLFGALGFGYWWGQSMKPVEMIRAQLRAIDEGEYPRAYDYLSSTAKAKLSFNEFVALIQNNNVVAETRNSSFLSRSMNGATATIGGILEGYGLEVSEARYIVVKQGDQWKIESFEWGPPRR; from the coding sequence ATGAGGCGGCACATACAACTGGCGGCAGGTGTCGTAGTGCTGTTCGGAGCGCTCGGTTTTGGCTATTGGTGGGGGCAAAGCATGAAACCTGTCGAGATGATTCGCGCCCAACTCCGCGCGATCGACGAGGGAGAGTACCCCCGGGCGTATGACTATTTATCCTCCACCGCGAAGGCCAAGCTGTCCTTCAACGAATTTGTGGCGCTCATCCAGAACAACAATGTCGTCGCGGAAACACGCAATAGTAGCTTTCTGTCACGGAGCATGAACGGCGCCACCGCGACCATTGGTGGCATTCTGGAAGGGTACGGACTCGAGGTGAGCGAGGCCCGGTACATCGTGGTGAAGCAAGGTGACCAGTGGAAGATCGAGAGCTTTGAGTGGGGACCTCCACGTCGGTAA
- a CDS encoding flippase-like domain-containing protein, translating into MSPVLSSYAVRGALLVLGLVTLMGLVVHIGPDRIYRAGASLGAVGVAVMLLPSTVMYLLDCLGWRFTLGQYAVAVPFSRLFVIRTAGELVNATTPTAYLGGEPLKAHLLKQYSIPIVESLASVIVAKTTMTIAQIVYILLGIGLGVWMLFPSRSTPADTASILAATLSVTLLLFGTALFILIQRRGLFTVLFGTLERCRIRVAALETRRERLLALDESIVGFYTRAPRSFFFSTTLFLAGWLVEAMEVYVILLYLGEPIDAMTALSIDALSTLIKGGTWFIPGSVGAQEAGNLMLLRTFGYTDVTGMTFALVRRARELVWIAIGVLCLAFMTLGNRASIQAE; encoded by the coding sequence ATGTCACCGGTGCTCTCATCGTATGCCGTTAGAGGGGCCCTGCTTGTTCTAGGCTTGGTGACCTTGATGGGCCTCGTCGTCCATATCGGTCCAGACAGGATCTACAGAGCCGGAGCCAGCCTCGGTGCCGTAGGAGTCGCGGTGATGCTCTTGCCCTCCACCGTCATGTATCTCCTTGATTGCCTCGGCTGGCGATTCACCTTAGGACAGTACGCTGTCGCTGTCCCATTCTCACGGCTCTTTGTGATCCGGACGGCCGGTGAGCTCGTGAACGCAACCACACCGACGGCCTATCTCGGAGGAGAGCCTCTGAAGGCCCACTTGCTCAAACAGTACTCCATCCCCATAGTCGAGAGCTTAGCGTCCGTCATCGTCGCAAAAACGACCATGACGATTGCGCAGATCGTCTATATTCTTCTTGGCATTGGTCTAGGGGTGTGGATGCTCTTTCCATCGAGATCGACACCGGCTGACACCGCTTCAATCCTGGCCGCTACCCTGAGTGTCACTCTCCTCCTGTTTGGGACCGCCCTGTTTATCCTGATTCAACGCCGGGGTCTCTTCACCGTGCTCTTTGGCACTCTGGAGCGATGCCGGATTCGAGTTGCCGCGCTGGAAACCAGACGTGAAAGACTGCTCGCGCTCGATGAATCCATCGTGGGGTTCTACACCCGAGCGCCAAGGTCGTTCTTTTTCTCGACCACCTTATTTCTTGCGGGCTGGTTGGTGGAAGCCATGGAGGTCTATGTGATTCTTCTGTACCTCGGAGAGCCGATTGACGCGATGACCGCCTTATCGATTGATGCCTTGTCGACCCTGATCAAGGGCGGGACGTGGTTCATTCCCGGAAGCGTGGGGGCACAAGAAGCGGGAAACCTGATGCTGTTGAGGACCTTCGGCTATACCGACGTGACGGGGATGACCTTCGCCTTGGTTCGACGGGCGAGAGAACTGGTGTGGATTGCCATTGGCGTGCTCTGTTTGGCGTTCATGACGTTAGGGAATAGGGCCAGCATCCAGGCAGAATGA
- a CDS encoding RNA-binding protein, whose product MGKKLFVEGFPESDTDQQLYDLFAPFGQVVSARVVRGHRGESLRFGFVEMASDEEAVRAQAALHRTLLEGHSLIVTFAQ is encoded by the coding sequence ATGGGGAAGAAACTCTTTGTCGAGGGTTTTCCGGAGTCCGATACCGATCAACAGCTCTACGATTTATTTGCTCCGTTTGGCCAGGTGGTATCCGCCAGAGTGGTCAGAGGGCATCGAGGGGAATCCCTGCGGTTCGGGTTTGTGGAAATGGCCTCGGACGAAGAAGCGGTCCGAGCCCAAGCGGCACTGCACAGAACCTTACTAGAAGGGCACTCTCTCATCGTCACCTTTGCACAGTAG
- a CDS encoding tetratricopeptide repeat protein: protein MTTRARTMITLFIASATISGCLLWQGPLLSAPSHADALAARHNVVGIQAYKQEQWDRAKEHFETAVKIAPSLAEVHYNLGMVLYRQGKDAEAKPHFLKAAALAPENDVIQSAPPFSKVEAPSRPSGPSGMSDGHGGHSH, encoded by the coding sequence ATGACGACCCGAGCGCGCACGATGATCACCTTGTTCATAGCCAGCGCAACAATCAGCGGATGCCTTTTGTGGCAAGGCCCACTCTTGTCTGCGCCGTCACATGCGGATGCCCTCGCCGCGCGTCACAATGTCGTGGGGATACAAGCGTACAAACAGGAGCAGTGGGATCGGGCCAAAGAACATTTCGAGACAGCGGTCAAGATTGCGCCGTCGCTCGCGGAAGTGCATTACAACCTGGGCATGGTGTTGTACCGGCAAGGGAAGGATGCCGAGGCCAAGCCGCATTTTCTGAAAGCGGCGGCATTGGCGCCAGAGAACGACGTCATCCAGAGCGCGCCGCCGTTCAGCAAAGTGGAGGCGCCATCCAGGCCCAGTGGACCTTCAGGCATGTCCGACGGCCACGGGGGGCACAGCCACTAG
- a CDS encoding alpha/beta fold hydrolase, whose protein sequence is MLHMKEPSSLQRSTRVNGAVLRYTVEGRGVPVLVIGSAVYYPRTFSRQLKDVCRLGFMDVRHFAETDDSFSPERMTSNTYIDDIEHVRAEVGFERAVVVGHSHHGNLALEYAKRYPSKVSHVVLLGSPPCDVKGTLAGAHEYWASHASDARKAVLRENWARLRSGKLEAMAPKDAFIARYIADGPKYWYDPTYNASLLWLGMPVTMELVTVFRSFFAQYELLWNPTLLRAPVLVVMGRHDYVVPHVLWDTVLPRLQHVSFHLFDQSGTRHS, encoded by the coding sequence ATGCTTCATATGAAGGAACCATCGAGCCTACAGCGATCAACAAGGGTGAACGGTGCGGTGCTTCGCTACACGGTTGAGGGGAGGGGGGTTCCCGTTCTCGTCATTGGATCTGCCGTCTACTATCCGCGAACCTTCTCTCGGCAGCTCAAGGACGTTTGCCGATTGGGGTTCATGGACGTTCGGCATTTTGCCGAGACCGATGATTCGTTCAGCCCGGAGAGGATGACCTCGAACACCTATATAGACGACATCGAACATGTTCGTGCCGAGGTCGGATTCGAGCGAGCTGTAGTCGTTGGCCATTCGCACCATGGCAATCTCGCGCTCGAGTACGCGAAGCGATATCCATCGAAGGTGTCCCATGTCGTCCTCCTTGGGTCTCCGCCCTGTGATGTGAAAGGCACGCTCGCAGGGGCACACGAATACTGGGCCAGTCATGCGTCGGACGCGCGAAAGGCGGTGCTCCGGGAGAACTGGGCCAGACTTCGCTCGGGGAAGCTTGAGGCGATGGCACCGAAGGATGCCTTTATTGCACGGTACATCGCCGACGGTCCGAAGTATTGGTATGACCCAACCTACAACGCCTCGCTGTTGTGGCTGGGCATGCCGGTCACTATGGAACTCGTAACAGTGTTCCGAAGTTTCTTCGCGCAGTATGAGTTATTGTGGAATCCAACGCTGTTGAGGGCGCCGGTTCTCGTGGTGATGGGGCGTCATGATTACGTGGTGCCGCACGTACTTTGGGACACGGTGCTGCCAAGACTGCAGCATGTCTCGTTTCACTTGTTCGACCAGAGTGGCACACGCCACAGTTAG
- a CDS encoding copper resistance protein B yields MMTDTVSSSKAQAGSTSSQGSIPVGPSARQERTSPNLSSPGGWPPPVNDQENRLYALVDVLEYRPSSGGGQRPSDYRWDVEGWYGGDYNRVWFKSEGQRDTAFKADYDVDFQLLYGRFIQKYYDFQIGSRVETQTFRGRNVTRGLASIGIEGLVPYSYDLEANMFIDQNGAVSARLSLTKDLLLTQRLILQTRVETNAAIQRVEEFTTGSGLNNLEFGVRLRYEMRREFAPYMGISLDKSFGETATLVRREGGDPSQVRFVVGVRAWF; encoded by the coding sequence ATGATGACGGATACAGTCTCAAGCTCAAAGGCTCAAGCCGGTTCTACTTCGTCCCAGGGGTCTATACCCGTCGGCCCTTCCGCCCGGCAAGAACGGACATCGCCCAATTTATCCTCGCCAGGTGGCTGGCCGCCTCCCGTGAATGATCAGGAGAACCGCCTCTACGCCCTCGTTGACGTCCTCGAATACCGCCCAAGCTCTGGTGGAGGCCAACGTCCGAGCGACTACCGGTGGGACGTCGAGGGGTGGTACGGCGGAGACTACAACCGAGTCTGGTTCAAAAGCGAAGGGCAACGGGATACGGCATTCAAAGCGGACTACGACGTGGACTTTCAGCTGCTCTATGGACGGTTCATCCAGAAGTATTACGATTTTCAAATCGGCTCTCGCGTCGAAACGCAGACGTTTCGCGGGCGCAATGTAACCCGTGGGCTCGCGTCAATCGGGATCGAGGGACTCGTGCCCTACAGCTATGACCTGGAAGCCAATATGTTCATCGATCAAAACGGCGCGGTTTCTGCGCGCCTCTCGCTCACCAAAGATTTGCTCCTGACGCAACGACTGATTCTCCAGACCCGTGTTGAAACCAACGCGGCCATTCAGCGAGTCGAAGAATTCACCACCGGCTCCGGGCTTAACAACCTCGAATTCGGAGTGCGTCTACGCTATGAAATGCGGCGCGAGTTCGCGCCTTACATGGGCATATCCCTGGACAAAAGTTTCGGCGAAACCGCCACGCTGGTGCGCCGAGAAGGGGGAGACCCGAGTCAGGTTCGATTTGTTGTGGGTGTGCGGGCGTGGTTTTAA
- a CDS encoding tetratricopeptide repeat protein, with translation MSFTSHRFHVLLFVMVASVIGGCASTPKSAQTVLPAPAGTSAAAVRHHDEGILAYQQGQWESAKQHFEAAIAASPELAEAHYNLGMVLYRLGALREGDAHFITAANLAPGDKIIWNSPPLAGVSVPEKESKMPGHGGGGHSH, from the coding sequence ATGTCATTCACTAGTCACAGGTTTCACGTATTGCTGTTCGTGATGGTGGCGTCGGTAATCGGCGGGTGCGCGTCAACGCCGAAGTCCGCACAGACAGTGCTACCGGCACCAGCCGGCACGAGTGCCGCTGCGGTCCGCCACCATGACGAAGGCATTCTCGCCTATCAGCAGGGGCAGTGGGAGAGCGCGAAGCAACATTTTGAGGCGGCCATTGCAGCATCCCCAGAGTTGGCCGAAGCGCACTACAACCTGGGGATGGTCTTGTACCGCCTTGGAGCACTGCGTGAGGGAGATGCGCATTTCATCACGGCGGCAAACTTGGCGCCGGGGGACAAAATCATCTGGAATTCACCCCCTCTCGCTGGCGTGTCAGTTCCGGAGAAAGAGAGCAAAATGCCAGGTCACGGAGGAGGCGGGCATAGTCACTGA
- a CDS encoding efflux RND transporter periplasmic adaptor subunit, producing MSWLTDFFRAGAETRLILADPSCHAGGLPTRKSPMSQNMFVLVVSSLIAVVVGCNERKIEPPPPKTTAEQEPGKAAHQTGNTLPQTETRAPHQLTVSPQALEGQTFQTAVVERRVFRDEIQATATIKPNEYRLFHLSPRIEGRVINVMAELGDQVKEGQPLALFDSIELGQKKATFLQGVTNRDVDTRNYSREKGLFEQRISSEKEYVEAKGTYEKSMAAYRAAYEALRLVGLSDDEIKKIGWSGKGKALSSFALVAPQAGTVIERNITRGELLTPKDNAFTIADLSTVWILLDIYEQHLAAVKVGSEVEITVDAYPKERFRGKIAYLGYVLNPDTRTVDARVVIANLDRRLRPGMFARAAIILPSTQEDQQVLIIPQDAIQQVDEKPVAFVEERPGAFTVRPVVVGRKSGKDAEVHSGLAEGDRVVTHGSFYLKSILLKERIAGD from the coding sequence ATGAGCTGGTTGACGGATTTCTTTAGGGCAGGCGCGGAAACCAGGCTCATTCTGGCTGACCCCTCATGCCACGCCGGTGGTCTTCCAACCAGGAAGTCTCCCATGAGCCAGAATATGTTCGTTCTAGTGGTGTCTTCCCTCATCGCTGTTGTCGTAGGTTGTAACGAGCGCAAGATCGAGCCACCGCCGCCGAAGACAACGGCCGAGCAGGAGCCAGGCAAGGCTGCTCATCAGACTGGCAATACTCTTCCACAAACTGAGACCAGGGCGCCACACCAATTGACAGTCTCACCTCAGGCACTCGAAGGACAAACGTTCCAGACCGCCGTCGTTGAACGCCGAGTCTTCCGGGATGAAATTCAAGCCACTGCGACCATCAAGCCGAACGAATATCGGCTGTTCCATCTCAGTCCCCGAATCGAAGGCCGAGTGATTAATGTCATGGCAGAGCTCGGTGATCAAGTTAAAGAGGGGCAGCCGTTGGCGTTGTTCGACAGCATTGAGCTAGGACAGAAGAAAGCAACCTTTCTCCAAGGTGTGACCAATCGCGATGTGGACACTCGCAACTACTCCCGAGAGAAAGGCTTGTTCGAGCAACGCATTTCCTCGGAGAAGGAATATGTGGAAGCCAAGGGCACCTATGAGAAAAGCATGGCGGCCTATCGGGCCGCCTACGAAGCCCTGCGGCTCGTGGGCCTTTCGGACGATGAAATCAAAAAGATCGGCTGGAGCGGGAAGGGGAAGGCTCTCTCCTCCTTCGCGCTGGTGGCTCCACAAGCAGGGACGGTGATCGAGCGGAACATCACGCGTGGTGAACTGCTGACACCGAAGGACAATGCCTTCACCATCGCGGATCTTTCCACCGTCTGGATCCTCCTCGATATCTATGAACAGCATCTGGCCGCTGTCAAAGTCGGGAGCGAGGTGGAGATCACCGTGGACGCATATCCGAAGGAGAGATTTCGCGGGAAGATCGCCTACCTCGGTTACGTGCTGAATCCGGATACACGAACCGTCGATGCACGGGTCGTGATTGCAAACCTCGACCGCCGTCTGCGACCCGGCATGTTTGCCCGAGCGGCCATCATTCTTCCTAGCACGCAAGAGGATCAACAGGTCTTGATCATTCCCCAGGACGCCATTCAACAGGTCGACGAGAAGCCGGTGGCATTTGTGGAGGAGCGCCCGGGCGCCTTTACGGTCAGGCCGGTTGTCGTCGGTCGCAAATCGGGAAAGGATGCGGAGGTACATTCCGGCTTGGCCGAAGGCGACCGGGTCGTCACTCACGGATCCTTCTATCTCAAATCCATTCTCTTGAAGGAACGGATCGCGGGAGACTAG